In Janibacter cremeus, a genomic segment contains:
- the greA gene encoding transcription elongation factor GreA: protein MTQTASNATYLTQEAFDRLQTELRELSGPGRVEIAKRIEAAREEGDLKENGGYHAAKEEQGKMEARIRQLTQILQNASVGEAPPDDGVVEPGMVVTVELFGEEETFLLGSREIADGDDQLDVYSEQSPMGKAINGQKVGGTHSYLAPTGKTIEVKILKAKPYSSS, encoded by the coding sequence GTGACCCAGACCGCGTCCAACGCGACCTACCTGACCCAGGAGGCCTTCGACCGACTGCAGACCGAGCTGCGCGAGCTCTCCGGTCCCGGTCGTGTGGAGATCGCCAAGCGCATCGAGGCCGCCCGGGAAGAAGGCGACCTCAAGGAGAACGGCGGATACCACGCGGCCAAGGAGGAGCAGGGCAAGATGGAGGCCCGCATCCGCCAGCTGACCCAGATCCTGCAGAACGCGTCGGTGGGCGAGGCGCCGCCGGACGACGGTGTCGTCGAGCCGGGCATGGTCGTGACCGTCGAGCTCTTCGGTGAGGAGGAGACCTTCCTCCTGGGCTCCCGCGAGATCGCTGACGGCGACGACCAGCTCGACGTGTACTCGGAGCAGTCCCCGATGGGAAAGGCCATCAACGGCCAGAAGGTCGGCGGGACCCACTCCTACCTCGCACCCACCGGCAAGACGATCGAGGTCAAGATCCTCAAGGCGAAGCCCTACTCGTCTTCCTGA
- a CDS encoding NADPH-dependent 2,4-dienoyl-CoA reductase, translated as MTEYPHLFAPLDLGFTTLRNRTIMGSMHTGLEDKAKDFERLAAFYAERAKGGAGLIITGGFAPNVEGTLYPFASKMTTSHEARRHRQVTDAVHREGGTIALQLLHAGRYSYHPWSVSASRTKAPINPFTARALSEKGVRRQIRAFARAAELAREAGYDGVEVMGSEGYFINQFLAPRTNQRTDGWGGTSANRRRVATEIVRAVRAAVGEDFILVYRLSILDLVEGGQTWEEIQALATEIEAAGATIISTGIGWHEARVPTIVTSVPRMAFTEVAERLRPHVDVPVVTSNRINMPDQAEQALAAGQADLVQMARPWLADPQWGTKALQGRGEEINTCIACNQACLDHTFQRKVASCLVNPRAGHETELVLSPTARRKRVAVVGGGPAGLSAATAAAERGHEVELFEAGEEIGGQFALAMRIPGKEEFAETIRYFKGELERRGVTVHLGRRADVGDLEGFDEVVVATGVTPRIPQIEGIDHPMVVSYPQAVLGTREVGERVAVIGAGGIGVDVTELLTTIESPTLDIKEWQDEWGVDPSSAQRGGLKEPHPQASPRTVHLVQRKESKIGAGLGKTTGWVHRMAIRAKGVHQITGASYERIDDEGLHLTVDGKPKTLAVDTVVVCTGQESVRDLVEPLRAKGVDAHVIGGADVAAELDAKRAIRQGTELAAAL; from the coding sequence ATGACCGAGTACCCACACCTCTTCGCCCCGCTCGACCTGGGCTTCACCACCCTGCGCAACCGCACGATCATGGGGTCGATGCACACCGGGCTGGAGGACAAGGCGAAGGACTTCGAGCGGCTCGCGGCCTTCTACGCAGAGCGGGCGAAGGGCGGCGCCGGGCTGATCATCACCGGTGGCTTCGCCCCGAACGTCGAGGGGACGCTCTACCCCTTCGCCTCGAAGATGACCACCAGCCACGAGGCGCGACGCCACCGGCAGGTCACCGACGCCGTCCACCGTGAGGGCGGGACGATCGCTCTGCAGCTCCTGCACGCCGGTCGGTACAGCTACCACCCCTGGTCCGTCTCGGCGTCCCGGACGAAGGCACCGATCAACCCCTTCACCGCGCGGGCCCTCAGCGAGAAGGGGGTCCGTCGCCAGATCCGTGCCTTCGCCCGGGCAGCCGAGTTGGCCCGAGAGGCCGGCTACGACGGCGTCGAGGTCATGGGCTCCGAGGGCTACTTCATCAACCAGTTCCTCGCGCCCCGGACCAATCAGCGCACCGACGGGTGGGGCGGGACATCCGCGAACCGGCGACGCGTCGCCACCGAGATCGTGCGCGCGGTGCGGGCCGCGGTCGGCGAGGACTTCATCCTCGTCTACCGCCTGTCGATCCTCGACCTCGTCGAGGGCGGCCAGACCTGGGAGGAGATCCAGGCGCTGGCCACCGAGATCGAGGCCGCCGGCGCGACGATCATCTCCACGGGTATCGGCTGGCACGAGGCGCGCGTGCCCACCATCGTCACCTCGGTGCCACGCATGGCCTTCACCGAGGTCGCCGAGCGGCTGCGCCCGCACGTGGACGTCCCCGTCGTCACGAGCAACCGCATCAACATGCCCGACCAGGCCGAGCAGGCGCTCGCCGCGGGGCAGGCCGACCTGGTGCAGATGGCGCGTCCATGGCTGGCCGACCCACAGTGGGGCACCAAGGCGCTTCAGGGTCGTGGCGAGGAGATCAACACCTGCATCGCCTGCAACCAGGCATGCCTCGACCACACCTTCCAGCGCAAGGTGGCCTCCTGCCTGGTCAACCCGCGCGCCGGCCACGAGACCGAGCTGGTGCTCTCCCCGACGGCCCGGCGCAAGCGCGTCGCCGTCGTCGGTGGCGGCCCCGCCGGGCTGTCCGCGGCGACCGCCGCCGCCGAGCGTGGGCACGAGGTCGAGCTCTTCGAGGCGGGGGAGGAGATCGGCGGGCAGTTCGCGCTCGCGATGCGCATCCCCGGCAAGGAGGAGTTCGCCGAGACGATCCGCTACTTCAAGGGTGAGCTCGAGCGTCGCGGCGTCACCGTCCACCTGGGCCGCCGGGCGGATGTGGGAGACCTCGAGGGCTTCGACGAGGTCGTCGTCGCTACCGGTGTCACGCCACGCATCCCGCAGATCGAGGGGATCGACCACCCGATGGTCGTGTCCTACCCCCAGGCCGTCCTGGGCACCCGCGAGGTGGGGGAGCGGGTCGCGGTCATCGGGGCCGGTGGCATCGGTGTCGACGTCACCGAGCTGCTGACGACGATCGAGTCGCCGACGCTGGACATCAAGGAGTGGCAGGACGAGTGGGGCGTGGACCCCTCGTCCGCCCAGCGGGGCGGGCTGAAGGAGCCCCACCCCCAGGCTTCGCCGCGCACCGTCCACCTCGTCCAGCGCAAGGAGAGCAAGATCGGCGCGGGCCTGGGCAAGACCACCGGCTGGGTGCACCGCATGGCGATCCGGGCAAAGGGCGTCCACCAGATCACCGGCGCCTCGTACGAGCGCATCGACGACGAGGGCCTGCACCTGACCGTCGACGGCAAGCCGAAGACCCTCGCGGTCGACACCGTCGTCGTGTGCACCGGACAGGAGTCCGTGCGCGACCTCGTCGAGCCACTGCGGGCGAAGGGGGTCGACGCGCACGTCATCGGTGGCGCCGACGTCGCCGCCGAGTTGGACGCGAAGCGGGCGATCCGCCAAGGAACCGAGCTGGCCGCGGCTCTCTGA
- the trhA gene encoding PAQR family membrane homeostasis protein TrhA, whose amino-acid sequence MKSPRTIESPRSEIKELATDVGEHAHAFVEAVKPHLRGWLHLVMAPLALIGGLVLTSTAPTQGGRLAAMVFTFTAGLLFATSAIYHRGHWGARMAGALRRWDHANIFLIIAGSYTPFALMLPREQAITLLATVWTGAILGVVFRVFWVDAPRWLYVPVYVALGFVAVFYIKPLLTHGGWTILAFVIAGGALYTAGAIVYGIKRPNPSPRWFGFHEIFHALTVLAFISHFVAATLALFGPIAQT is encoded by the coding sequence ATGAAGTCCCCCCGCACCATCGAGTCGCCTCGCAGCGAGATCAAGGAGTTGGCCACCGACGTCGGTGAGCACGCCCACGCCTTCGTCGAAGCGGTCAAACCCCACCTGCGCGGCTGGCTCCACCTGGTCATGGCGCCGCTGGCGCTCATCGGCGGACTCGTCCTCACCTCGACGGCGCCCACCCAGGGTGGTCGGCTCGCGGCCATGGTCTTCACCTTCACCGCCGGGCTGCTCTTCGCGACGTCGGCGATCTACCACCGCGGCCACTGGGGCGCCCGCATGGCGGGGGCGCTGCGCCGGTGGGACCACGCGAACATCTTCCTGATCATCGCCGGCAGCTACACCCCCTTCGCGCTGATGCTCCCTCGTGAGCAGGCGATCACGTTGCTCGCCACCGTCTGGACCGGCGCGATCCTGGGCGTGGTCTTCCGGGTGTTCTGGGTCGACGCGCCCCGTTGGTTGTACGTGCCCGTCTACGTGGCGCTCGGTTTCGTCGCGGTGTTCTACATCAAGCCCCTGCTGACCCACGGCGGATGGACGATCCTCGCCTTCGTGATCGCCGGTGGAGCCCTGTACACCGCCGGCGCGATCGTCTACGGGATCAAGCGGCCCAATCCGTCACCGCGATGGTTCGGATTCCACGAGATCTTCCACGCCCTGACCGTGCTGGCCTTCATCTCACACTTCGTCGCCGCGACGCTCGCCCTCTTCGGACCCATCGCCCAGACCTGA
- a CDS encoding isoprenyl transferase — MRNPLYSAYERRLVRQLNREAVPRHVGMIVDGNRRFAKARGRNADDGHRAGAANIAGFLEWCEDAGVEVVTLWLLSTDNLTRTPDELDHLLRIIEGLVADLASAGRWQLHPAGALELLPVQTAGALRRAEEETAAVDGLVVNVAVGYGGRQEISDAVRSLLRARAEEGATLAEVATELTAEDIGDHLYTKGQPDPDLVIRTSGEQRLSGFLLWQSAHSEYYFCEAYWPEFRRVDFLRALRSYADRHRRFGG, encoded by the coding sequence GTGCGCAACCCGCTCTACAGCGCCTACGAGCGACGCCTCGTCCGGCAGCTCAACCGTGAGGCCGTGCCGCGACACGTGGGGATGATCGTCGATGGCAACCGCCGGTTCGCCAAGGCGCGAGGACGCAATGCCGACGACGGGCACCGGGCCGGCGCGGCCAACATCGCCGGCTTCCTGGAGTGGTGCGAGGACGCCGGCGTCGAGGTCGTCACGCTCTGGCTGCTCTCGACGGACAACCTGACCCGCACCCCCGACGAGCTCGACCACCTGCTGCGGATCATCGAGGGTCTCGTCGCGGACCTGGCCTCGGCGGGCCGGTGGCAGTTGCACCCGGCCGGGGCACTGGAGCTGCTTCCCGTGCAGACGGCAGGGGCGCTGCGCCGGGCCGAGGAGGAGACGGCAGCGGTCGACGGGCTCGTCGTCAACGTCGCGGTCGGCTACGGGGGCCGGCAGGAGATCTCCGACGCGGTGCGCTCCCTGCTGCGCGCCCGGGCCGAGGAGGGGGCCACCCTCGCCGAGGTCGCCACGGAGCTGACGGCCGAGGACATCGGCGACCACCTCTACACCAAGGGCCAGCCCGATCCCGACCTCGTCATCCGCACGTCGGGGGAGCAGCGGCTCTCCGGCTTCCTGCTGTGGCAGTCCGCGCACAGCGAGTACTACTTCTGCGAGGCCTACTGGCCCGAGTTCCGTCGGGTCGACTTCCTGCGCGCCCTGCGCTCCTACGCCGACCGACACCGGCGCTTCGGGGGCTGA
- a CDS encoding SGNH/GDSL hydrolase family protein: MAVLGRIAGRALIGAAGTAVAGAAAAGLGYGLIQAEAKITRRVVGNPFDGAPDDDGVYGAAPGEPVRLLVLGDSSAAGMGADSRYHTIGAILSTGLAAIMGRPVELTNEAVVGAQSSDLSAQLSRGLARIDQADVAVVLIGANDVTHRIDRSVSVQHLQRTVRYLRTLDIPVVVGTCPDLGTVEPVPFPLNKLLRQWSRELAAAQTVAAVEAGARTVSLADLLGKEFEASPAVMFSQDRFHPSAAGYARVASALLPTVAAEVDAWPENALGDTAPEPSRGEGIGALDDAAERAASSPGTEVGPAEVSGKRAGPRGPWAMLRRRGGHEVTDL; encoded by the coding sequence ATGGCAGTGCTGGGCAGGATCGCCGGACGGGCACTCATCGGCGCGGCGGGTACTGCCGTCGCCGGGGCCGCGGCGGCGGGACTCGGCTACGGGCTGATCCAGGCCGAGGCCAAGATCACCCGTCGGGTCGTCGGCAACCCCTTCGACGGCGCCCCCGACGACGACGGGGTCTACGGCGCGGCACCCGGGGAGCCCGTGCGGTTGCTCGTCCTCGGCGACTCCAGCGCCGCTGGGATGGGCGCAGACAGCCGCTACCACACGATCGGCGCGATCCTGTCGACCGGGCTCGCGGCGATCATGGGGCGCCCGGTGGAGTTGACCAACGAGGCGGTCGTCGGGGCGCAGTCCTCGGATCTGAGCGCCCAGCTCTCCCGAGGCCTGGCCCGCATCGACCAGGCTGACGTCGCCGTCGTCCTCATCGGCGCCAACGACGTCACCCACCGCATCGACCGGTCGGTGTCGGTCCAGCACCTGCAGCGGACGGTGCGCTACCTGCGCACCCTCGACATCCCCGTCGTGGTCGGCACCTGCCCGGATCTGGGCACGGTCGAGCCGGTGCCCTTCCCGCTGAACAAGCTGCTGCGCCAGTGGAGCCGGGAGCTCGCTGCCGCCCAGACAGTGGCAGCCGTCGAGGCCGGCGCCCGCACGGTTTCCCTGGCCGACCTGCTCGGGAAAGAGTTCGAGGCGAGCCCGGCGGTGATGTTCAGCCAGGACCGCTTCCACCCCTCGGCCGCCGGCTACGCGCGCGTCGCGTCGGCGCTGCTGCCGACCGTTGCCGCCGAGGTCGACGCCTGGCCGGAGAACGCGCTGGGCGACACCGCGCCCGAGCCGAGCCGTGGTGAGGGCATCGGCGCCCTCGACGACGCCGCCGAGCGAGCCGCCTCCTCCCCCGGCACCGAGGTCGGCCCTGCGGAGGTCAGCGGCAAGCGCGCCGGCCCCCGTGGCCCGTGGGCGATGCTGCGACGACGGGGCGGCCACGAGGTCACCGACCTCTAG
- a CDS encoding DUF4307 domain-containing protein — protein MSTDAQEPHHWDPEREEAAAEADPDRGSRRWWVIGTALVAVAVALTVWFAVSSTQDAVTATDVGFEHTGEREITMVFDLTREPGTTVSCTITAMDASYGRVGTAQHEVPASQERTTRVRAAVRTTTQAVTATVKQCSAVD, from the coding sequence ATGAGCACCGACGCGCAGGAACCCCACCACTGGGATCCCGAGCGCGAGGAGGCCGCGGCGGAGGCCGACCCCGATCGCGGCAGTCGACGGTGGTGGGTGATCGGCACCGCCCTCGTCGCCGTGGCCGTCGCGCTGACGGTGTGGTTCGCCGTCTCGAGCACGCAGGACGCAGTGACCGCGACCGATGTCGGATTCGAGCACACGGGCGAACGTGAGATCACGATGGTCTTCGACCTGACCCGGGAGCCGGGCACGACCGTCTCGTGCACGATCACCGCCATGGACGCCAGCTACGGACGGGTCGGCACGGCCCAGCACGAGGTCCCGGCGAGCCAGGAGCGCACGACCCGCGTCAGGGCAGCCGTGCGCACCACGACGCAGGCCGTCACCGCGACCGTCAAGCAGTGCTCGGCTGTTGATTGA
- the mca gene encoding mycothiol conjugate amidase Mca, whose product MAVHAHPDDESSKGAATTAKYVREGAEVLVVTCTGGERGDVLNPKLKDDPHILRDISQVRRDEMEAARRALGVEQSWLGFVDSGLPEGDPLPPLPRGCFYQEPLDVATEALVREIRRFRPHVVTTYDENGGYPHPDHVMTHRVSVAAFEAAGDPDRFPHAGRPWQPLKLYYNGGFTRARFEAFHEALLAQGKESPFVDWLERAGKRPQRKVTTRVHAADYFDLRDDALRAHATQVDPDGFFFAVPNSLQAEIWPTEEYELAMSHVETDDDEDDLFAGIPSSLAEADALAGRTDLDLVRDDRVAPTVKEWS is encoded by the coding sequence ATGGCCGTGCACGCCCACCCCGACGACGAGTCGAGCAAGGGGGCGGCGACGACGGCCAAGTACGTCCGCGAGGGCGCGGAGGTCCTCGTCGTCACGTGTACCGGCGGCGAACGCGGCGACGTCCTCAACCCCAAGCTCAAGGACGACCCGCACATCCTGCGCGACATCTCCCAGGTGCGTCGTGACGAGATGGAGGCGGCTCGTCGGGCGCTCGGCGTCGAGCAGTCCTGGCTGGGCTTCGTCGACTCGGGCCTGCCCGAGGGGGACCCACTGCCGCCGTTGCCGCGTGGCTGCTTCTACCAGGAGCCGTTGGACGTCGCGACGGAGGCGCTTGTGCGCGAGATCCGCCGCTTCCGCCCGCACGTGGTCACCACGTACGACGAGAACGGCGGCTATCCCCACCCGGACCACGTGATGACCCACCGGGTCTCCGTCGCGGCCTTCGAGGCGGCCGGTGACCCGGACCGTTTCCCGCATGCCGGTCGGCCCTGGCAGCCGCTGAAGCTCTACTACAACGGCGGTTTCACCCGCGCGCGCTTCGAGGCCTTCCACGAGGCGCTGCTCGCCCAGGGGAAGGAGTCCCCCTTCGTCGACTGGCTCGAACGCGCCGGGAAGCGTCCACAGCGGAAGGTGACCACGCGGGTGCATGCCGCGGACTACTTCGACCTGCGCGACGACGCCCTGCGCGCGCACGCGACGCAGGTCGACCCGGACGGGTTCTTCTTCGCCGTGCCCAACTCCCTGCAGGCGGAGATCTGGCCGACCGAGGAGTACGAGCTGGCGATGAGCCACGTCGAGACCGATGACGACGAGGACGACCTCTTCGCGGGCATCCCGAGCTCGCTGGCCGAGGCCGACGCGCTGGCCGGACGGACCGACCTGGACCTGGTGCGCGACGACCGTGTCGCCCCCACCGTGAAAGAGTGGTCATGA
- a CDS encoding S-layer homology domain-containing protein, producing MSNAHARMSSTRSSTLRLLLAATISPVLVVGPMAVPDASGDDTGQITTSMETLAVDGIDDTAVADTADVEYNTPVTQQKSRLSTARSGQGHEPVEPDDDDLVAMTGKQDTKGFSALGLTWESEQEPVTVWVRTKTAPQTWSDWEYVPSGDDHAPDPGSGEASDGTRAGTDPLIVPESEGVQVRVEAEDGTAPRGMKVNLIDPAPAGQDAQVQQKALPASGNGARPKVITRAQWGADESLRREEPEYETVRGGFVHHTAGTNNYTRSEVAAQIRAIYTYHVQGRGWNDIGYNFLVDKFGRVFEGRYGGVGKPVVGAHTLGYNSQSFGMSVIGNHQNIRANAAVRDSLAEVFAWKLARNGVDAASMVRLHDEPFHAISGHRDGFNTLCPGDALYAQLSGIRQDAHDRQLKLDPPPFPDVTPATTDFTRAIAWLKDEGITTGYADGTFGPKHNISREAMAAFLYRAAGRPAVKSAPDFTDVDSSSKFAKEIAWLQDERITTGFADGTFGPTKRITREAMAAFMTRFLLEGRVPDATAPYEFSDVAGTQFEDHIAWIADQGLTTGHADGTFRPKSKITREAMAAFLYRSRGLMAR from the coding sequence ATGAGCAATGCGCACGCGCGGATGTCGTCCACCCGCAGCTCCACCCTCCGCCTCCTCCTGGCCGCCACGATCTCCCCCGTCCTGGTCGTCGGCCCGATGGCCGTCCCGGACGCCAGTGGTGACGACACCGGGCAGATCACCACGTCGATGGAGACACTGGCGGTCGACGGCATCGATGACACGGCCGTCGCCGACACGGCCGACGTCGAGTACAACACCCCGGTGACTCAGCAGAAGTCCCGGCTCAGCACCGCCCGCTCCGGGCAGGGTCATGAGCCGGTCGAGCCCGACGACGACGACCTGGTCGCCATGACGGGCAAGCAGGACACCAAGGGCTTCTCCGCGCTCGGGCTGACGTGGGAGAGCGAGCAGGAGCCGGTCACGGTGTGGGTGCGCACGAAGACCGCGCCGCAGACGTGGTCCGACTGGGAGTACGTGCCCTCGGGCGATGACCACGCGCCCGACCCCGGCTCAGGGGAGGCGAGTGACGGGACCCGGGCAGGCACGGACCCGTTGATCGTCCCCGAGTCGGAGGGCGTGCAGGTGCGCGTCGAGGCGGAGGACGGCACTGCGCCGCGGGGGATGAAGGTCAACCTCATCGACCCGGCGCCCGCCGGTCAGGACGCACAGGTCCAGCAGAAGGCGCTCCCCGCGAGCGGCAACGGGGCCCGGCCGAAGGTCATCACGCGTGCCCAGTGGGGAGCGGACGAGTCCCTCCGCCGGGAGGAGCCGGAGTACGAGACCGTCCGCGGCGGGTTCGTCCACCACACGGCCGGCACGAACAACTACACCCGCAGCGAGGTCGCCGCACAGATCCGCGCGATCTACACGTATCACGTGCAGGGTCGTGGCTGGAACGACATCGGCTACAACTTCCTCGTCGACAAGTTCGGACGCGTCTTCGAGGGACGCTACGGCGGGGTCGGCAAGCCGGTCGTCGGCGCCCACACCCTCGGGTACAACTCGCAGTCCTTCGGGATGAGCGTGATCGGCAACCACCAGAACATCAGGGCGAACGCCGCGGTGCGGGACTCGCTCGCCGAGGTGTTCGCGTGGAAGCTTGCTCGCAACGGGGTGGACGCCGCCTCGATGGTCAGACTCCACGATGAGCCGTTCCACGCGATCAGCGGACACCGCGACGGCTTCAACACGCTCTGCCCGGGGGACGCGCTCTACGCCCAGCTGTCGGGGATCCGGCAGGATGCCCATGACCGCCAGCTCAAGCTGGACCCACCGCCGTTCCCGGATGTGACTCCGGCGACGACCGACTTCACCAGGGCCATCGCCTGGCTCAAGGACGAGGGGATCACGACGGGGTACGCCGACGGGACCTTCGGCCCGAAGCACAACATCTCGCGTGAGGCCATGGCGGCGTTCCTCTACCGGGCGGCGGGCAGGCCCGCCGTGAAGAGTGCGCCCGACTTCACGGATGTCGACTCGTCGAGCAAGTTCGCCAAGGAGATCGCCTGGCTGCAGGATGAGCGGATCACCACGGGCTTTGCCGACGGCACGTTCGGTCCCACGAAGAGGATCACCCGGGAGGCGATGGCGGCCTTCATGACGAGGTTCCTCCTCGAGGGGAGGGTGCCCGACGCCACCGCCCCCTACGAGTTCAGTGACGTCGCCGGGACCCAGTTCGAGGACCACATCGCCTGGATCGCGGATCAGGGCCTGACCACGGGCCACGCCGACGGGACGTTCCGCCCGAAGAGCAAGATCACCCGCGAGGCGATGGCGGCGTTCCTGTACCGCTCGCGGGGTCTGATGGCTCGCTGA
- a CDS encoding PhoH family protein has protein sequence MSQTVTPSGTQPDGAPDPVPLPPHDEGRRTYVIDTSVLLSDPRAVLRFKEHEVVLPVVVVTELEGKRHHPELGYFARTALRLLDDLRVKAGRLDAPVDVGGDGGTLRVELNHTDPGSLPSGFQLGDNDTRILAVAKNLSLEGAEVTIVSKDLPMRVKASAVGLDAQEYRHEQTRADSGWTGMAELELSGGEVDHLYETGRVENLAAAEMPCHTGLKIISERGNALGRVGADKQVRLVRGDRDAFGLHGRSAEQRIALDLLLDPDVGIVSLGGRAGTGKSALAMCAGLEAVMERRQHRKVVVFRPLYAVGGQELGYLPGSEQEKMGPWAQAVHDTLGALVSKEVVEEIIDRDMLEVLPLTHIRGRSLHDAFVIVDEAQSLERNVLLTVMSRIGQNSKVVLTHDVAQRDNLRVGRHDGVAAVIETLKGHPLFSHVTLTRSERSPIAALVTDLLEGSDV, from the coding sequence ATGAGCCAGACCGTCACCCCCTCAGGCACGCAGCCCGACGGAGCGCCTGACCCCGTGCCCCTTCCGCCCCATGACGAGGGGCGCCGCACCTACGTCATCGACACCTCGGTCCTGCTCTCCGACCCGCGGGCGGTGCTGCGCTTCAAGGAGCACGAGGTGGTGCTGCCGGTCGTCGTCGTGACCGAGCTCGAGGGCAAGCGGCACCACCCGGAGCTCGGCTACTTCGCACGCACCGCGTTGCGCCTCCTCGACGACCTGCGGGTCAAGGCCGGACGCCTCGACGCGCCGGTCGACGTCGGTGGCGACGGCGGGACCCTGCGCGTCGAGCTCAACCACACCGACCCCGGCTCGCTGCCATCGGGGTTCCAGCTCGGGGACAACGACACCCGCATCCTCGCGGTGGCCAAGAACCTCTCCCTCGAGGGCGCCGAGGTGACGATCGTCTCCAAGGACCTGCCGATGCGGGTCAAGGCCTCCGCCGTGGGGCTGGACGCGCAGGAGTACCGCCACGAGCAGACCCGGGCCGACTCCGGCTGGACCGGGATGGCCGAGCTGGAGCTGAGCGGTGGGGAGGTCGACCACCTCTACGAGACCGGGCGGGTGGAGAACCTCGCCGCCGCGGAGATGCCCTGCCACACGGGCTTGAAGATCATCTCCGAGCGCGGCAACGCCTTGGGTCGCGTGGGCGCGGACAAGCAGGTGCGGCTGGTGCGCGGCGACCGGGACGCCTTCGGCCTGCACGGCCGCTCCGCCGAGCAGCGGATCGCCCTCGATCTCCTGCTCGACCCCGACGTCGGCATCGTCAGCCTCGGCGGGCGGGCCGGCACGGGCAAGAGCGCGCTGGCGATGTGCGCGGGTCTCGAGGCGGTCATGGAGCGGCGCCAGCATCGCAAGGTGGTCGTCTTCCGGCCGCTGTACGCCGTCGGCGGTCAGGAGCTGGGCTACCTGCCCGGCAGCGAGCAGGAGAAGATGGGGCCGTGGGCGCAGGCCGTCCACGACACGCTCGGCGCCCTGGTGTCGAAGGAGGTCGTGGAGGAGATCATCGACCGCGACATGCTGGAGGTCCTGCCGCTGACCCACATCCGCGGCCGCAGCCTCCACGACGCCTTCGTCATCGTCGACGAGGCGCAGAGCCTGGAGCGCAATGTCCTGCTCACCGTGATGTCCCGCATCGGGCAGAACTCCAAGGTCGTGCTCACCCACGACGTGGCCCAGCGCGACAACCTGCGCGTCGGCCGCCACGACGGGGTCGCGGCGGTCATCGAGACGCTCAAGGGGCACCCGCTCTTCTCCCACGTCACCCTCACCCGCAGTGAGCGCAGCCCGATCGCGGCCCTGGTGACGGACCTGCTCGAGGGCAGTGACGTGTGA
- the msrA gene encoding peptide-methionine (S)-S-oxide reductase MsrA codes for MFGRQLPPMPTAETALPGRTERAFTVPERHLVLDTPLEGPWPEGTEVLYVAMGCFWGAERIFWQTPGVVTTAVGYMGGFTTHPTYAETCSGQTGHTESVLIAYDPERTSPELLLKAFWENHDPTTPNRQGNDVGTQYRSAIYWTNQAQREAVEATAAAFGQELARHDLPPVSTEMRPASEVGQFWYAEDYQQQYLHRNPGGYCNHGPNGLTCQVGILRQDELPAQQDIAPPA; via the coding sequence ATGTTCGGTCGCCAGCTGCCACCCATGCCCACCGCCGAGACGGCGCTGCCCGGTCGCACCGAGCGGGCCTTCACCGTGCCGGAGCGCCACCTCGTCCTCGACACTCCGCTCGAGGGCCCGTGGCCGGAGGGCACCGAGGTCCTGTACGTCGCGATGGGCTGCTTCTGGGGAGCCGAGCGGATCTTCTGGCAGACCCCGGGAGTCGTCACGACGGCGGTCGGGTACATGGGCGGGTTCACCACCCACCCGACCTATGCGGAGACGTGCAGCGGGCAGACCGGACACACCGAAAGCGTCCTGATCGCCTACGACCCGGAGCGCACCAGTCCGGAGCTGCTGCTCAAGGCCTTCTGGGAGAACCATGACCCCACGACGCCCAACCGGCAGGGCAACGACGTCGGCACCCAGTACCGCTCGGCGATCTACTGGACGAATCAGGCGCAGCGCGAGGCGGTCGAGGCGACGGCGGCGGCCTTCGGGCAGGAGCTGGCGCGGCACGACCTGCCGCCGGTCAGCACCGAGATGCGCCCTGCGAGCGAGGTGGGACAGTTCTGGTACGCCGAGGACTACCAGCAGCAGTACCTCCACCGCAATCCGGGCGGCTACTGCAACCACGGACCCAACGGCCTGACCTGCCAGGTCGGGATCCTGCGTCAGGACGAGTTGCCCGCCCAGCAGGACATCGCCCCGCCGGCATAG
- a CDS encoding DUF1992 domain-containing protein: MSVPSHGDRVEKQIREATERGEFDNLPGAGQPLRGLADRDPDWWVKKMMAREGLDAADALPPVMQLRREVAGYPESLVDEAREDNVRELLRDFNARVLDERRRPVFGRHSPPVVATVDVEEMVARWRELRVQGVEQDVTDGVTAPTEPVTPPSRRSWWRRLLRR, from the coding sequence ATGAGCGTGCCGTCACACGGGGACCGGGTCGAGAAGCAGATCCGGGAGGCGACCGAGCGCGGGGAGTTCGACAATCTCCCCGGCGCCGGTCAGCCCCTGCGTGGCCTGGCGGACCGCGACCCCGACTGGTGGGTGAAGAAGATGATGGCCCGTGAGGGCCTGGATGCCGCCGACGCGCTCCCGCCGGTGATGCAACTGCGCCGTGAGGTGGCCGGCTACCCGGAGTCCCTCGTGGACGAGGCCCGCGAGGACAACGTCCGCGAGCTGTTACGGGACTTCAACGCGCGGGTGCTCGACGAGCGTCGACGACCGGTGTTCGGTAGGCACTCCCCGCCGGTCGTTGCGACCGTGGACGTCGAGGAGATGGTCGCCCGGTGGCGAGAGCTGCGTGTGCAGGGGGTCGAGCAGGACGTCACGGATGGGGTGACCGCGCCGACCGAGCCGGTCACACCCCCTTCGCGCCGGTCGTGGTGGCGGCGCCTGCTGCGCCGCTGA